In Panicum virgatum strain AP13 chromosome 4N, P.virgatum_v5, whole genome shotgun sequence, a single window of DNA contains:
- the LOC120671489 gene encoding uncharacterized protein LOC120671489, translated as MASRRALHLLTPYRGISSTPHLASIGWFDKIKSTFTGKKPEASEADSFTLISKSTMRRFADTMEMARKVGTFKNFVAGRASEATVVNAFEKHSAVLRYLGAIDPTGEKLQNSYKINSTKHCNCTIADVEHILAKYTWAKEAQKKMAKLKEEGKPLPKTFNEIQNLMGSTPMDVGRSNLAKSGQISRNALCPCGSKKRYKRCCGAS; from the exons ATGGCCTCCCGCCGGGCGCTCCACCTCCTCACGCCCTACCGTGGCATCTCGTCGACCCCGCACCTCGCCTCCATCGGCTGGTTCGACAAGATCAAGTCCACCTTCACCGGCAAGAAGCCCGAGGCCTCCGAGGCAGACTCCTTCACCCTCATCAGTAAGTCGACGATGCGCCGA TTCGCGGACACAATGGAGATGGCGAGGAAGGTGGGGACGTTCAAGAACTTCGTCGCCGGGCGGGCCAGCGAGGCCACCGTCGTCAACGCCTTCGAGAAGCATTCTGCCGTGCTGCGCTACCTCGGCGCCATCGACCCCACTGGCGAG AAACTCCAAAACAGTTACAAGATTAATTCGACCAAACACTGCAACTGCACGATTGCTGATGTGGAGCACATACTGGCCAAGTATACATGGGCGAAAGAGGCACAGAAGAAGATGGCAAAGCTCAAGGAAGAAGGAAAGCCATTGCCAAAGACATTTAATGAG ATTCAAAATCTAATGGGCTCTACACCAATGGACGTTGGCCGATCTAATCTGGCGAAGAGTGGTCAGATAAGTAGGAATGCTCTCTGCCCATGTGGTTCTAAGAAACGATATAAAAG GTGCTGTGGAGCTTCATAA
- the LOC120669524 gene encoding formin-binding protein 4-like isoform X2: MQIVGDIGGNWKAIMHEQSNQCYYWNTVTGETSWEIPNGLASGVASDGVASASVPTHMDYSIEAQAHVLSQNTLEAYPSDMSVVNGTATYANFGMTCGSAQVTHDAYAYAPAASHESMDIDPLYLAKYGEELLQRLNLLSRLRGSNEGLELLRREIELRISDCNALSSYGYSLLPLWLHAEVHLKHLDSSVSKLEMSYRVDTEPKDLKTEVAEQKAPNEADMIAPSNGEAFKSELSAGITINENVTIEKPASTSSAQSSPDKDAPAVTSKVESDNDEDMDVEMEVDEDNVEEQVHCSSVPNKEHPPSEQVSSADLPSLEGPAPPEDNDVPPPPPEEEWIPPPPPDNEPAPPVPLEEPAASYIQADTISQPYIAQANVGYTLSGMEYYATVGTEGTHASYYMQVTEPHLLQAQQSSYYAPVSASGISVPVDGTSIAPESYYTYPSVSMAASGIAAEHSGYFASSTSGISSSATYIKTSSVPLVSANINSDPKGPDKVISKDASIAPLTQAAVATSTAGTSSELGSSIQSSTSTTNQTKVIRSKKRAVAVTSSLRSNKKVSSLVDKWKAAKEELRDEEEEPESALEALERKRQKEIEEWRKQQIASGEAQENANFVPVRGDWRDRVKRRRAEAKKEPKDESVAASLSSAEQHKGSPDLAELSKGLPSGWQAYVDESTKQVYYGNSLTSQTCWERPTK; encoded by the exons ATGCAAATTGTTGGTGATATTGGTGGAAATTGGAAAGCAATAATGCATGAACAGAGTAATCAGTGTTATTACTGGAACACAGTTACTGGAGAAACTTCTTGGGAGATACCAAATGGATTAGCTTCAGGAGTTGCTTCTGATGGAGTTGCGTCTGCATCTGTTCCTACTCATATGGACTATTCAATCGAAGCTCAAGCACATGTCCTTTCCCAAAACACTCTGGAAGCATACCCAAGTGACATGTCTGTTGTTAACGGCACAGCAACTTATGCTAATTTTGGAATGACATGTGGAAGTGCACAGGTAACTCATGATGCTTATGCTTATGCACCTGCCGCGAGTCATGAGTCAATGGACATTGATCCCTTGTATCTTGCAAAATATGGTGAGGAATTGCTACAAAGATTGAACCTGCTATCAAG GCTCCGTGGCTCGAATGAAGGTCTTGAATTGTTAAGAAGAGAAATTGAGTTACGAATATCAGACTGCAATGCACTCTCATCATATGGATATTCTTTGCTGCCATTGTGGTTGCATGCTGAGGTGCACCTTAAGCATCTAGACTCTTCTGTTTCCAAGTTGGAAATGAGCTATCGTGTGGATACAGAGCCTAAGGATTTGAAGACAGAGGTTGCTGAACAAAAGGCACCTAATGAAGCTGATATGATAGCACCCTCCAATGGTGAGGCTTTCAAATCTGAGCTTAGTGCTGGGATTACTATCAATGAAAATGTTACGATTGAAAAGCCAGCTTCAACATCATCTGCTCAGAGTTCACCAGATAAGGATGCTCCAGCAGTTACTTCAAAAGTTGAATCTGACAATGATGAAGATATGGATGTGGAAATGGAAGTTGATGAGGATAATGTTGAAGAGCAGGTGCATTGCAGTTCTGTACCTAACAAGGAGCATCCTCCATCAGAACAAGTGAGTTCAGCTGATTTGCCCTCATTAGAAGGTCCTGCTCCTCCTGAGGATAATGATgtccctccacctccaccagagGAGGAATGgattccacctccaccacctgaTAATGAACCAGCTCCTCCAGTTCCCCTAGAAGAGCCCGCTGCATCATATATTCAAGCTGATACAATTTCTCAGCCATATATAGCTCAAGCAAATGTCGGCTATACCCTTTCAGGAATGGAGTACTATGCTACTGTTGGTACTGAAGGAACACATGCCAGTTACTATATGCAAGTGACTGAGCCCCATCTTCTTCAAGCACAGCAGAGTTCTTATTATGCACCAGTATCTGCAAGTGGCATATCTGTCCCTGTTGATGGCACATCTATTGCCCCAGAATCTTACTATACCTATCCTTCAGTCAGTATGGCTGCCAGCGGAATAGCAGCTGAACATTCTGGATACTTTGCTTCATCAACCTCTGGCATTTCTAGCAGTGCAACATATATCAAAACAAGCTCAGTTCCTCTTGTTTCTGCTAATATCAATTCCGATCCCAAAGGGCCTGATAAAGTTATATCTAAGGATGCAAGTATTGCACCTTTGACCCAAGCTGCAGTAGCAACATCAACTGCAGGAACATCATCCGAACTTGGAAGTTCTATACAGTCTTCTACCAGTACTACAAATCAGACTAAAG TTATTCGTAGCAAGAAGCGGGCTGTTGCTGTTACATCATCCCTGAGGTCTAATAAGAAGGTTTCGAGTCTGGTGGATAAG TGGAAAGCTGCAAAGGAGGAACTACGCGATGAAGAGGAGGAACCTGAAAGTGCTTTGGAGGCATTAGAAAGGAAGCGTCAAAAGGAAATAGAG GAATGGCGGAAACAACAGATAGCTAGTGGAGAAGCTCAGGAAAATGCCAATTTTGTTCCTGTTCGTGGTGATTG GCGTGACCGTGTGAAACGCAGAAGAGCTGAAGCAAAAAAGGAGCCAAAAGACGAGTCTGTTGCGGCATCGTTAAGTAGTGCTGAACAGCATAAAGGGTCGCCTGATCTTGCAGAGCTCTCCAAGGGGCTTCCTTCTGGTTGGCAG GCCTACGTGGATGAATCTACTAAGCAGGTCTACTACGGGAACAGCCTCACATCGCAGACATGCTGGGAGCGACCAACGAAATGA
- the LOC120669524 gene encoding formin-binding protein 4-like isoform X1 produces MGRRKERRLAAMAAAGRRVKLDLFLDPSPGEASRKEGIGGEIRDQQTVVRTSPSSSDKKENPLALLGQYSDDEEEDEEAADQPTGEAKQSPGDASAQVTIERADTAGAAQTEPLVSVGDQQEAPETGDVKNYTQRVTEENTLAPEPTLQEESAIAAESVPDSSGMQIVGDIGGNWKAIMHEQSNQCYYWNTVTGETSWEIPNGLASGVASDGVASASVPTHMDYSIEAQAHVLSQNTLEAYPSDMSVVNGTATYANFGMTCGSAQVTHDAYAYAPAASHESMDIDPLYLAKYGEELLQRLNLLSRLRGSNEGLELLRREIELRISDCNALSSYGYSLLPLWLHAEVHLKHLDSSVSKLEMSYRVDTEPKDLKTEVAEQKAPNEADMIAPSNGEAFKSELSAGITINENVTIEKPASTSSAQSSPDKDAPAVTSKVESDNDEDMDVEMEVDEDNVEEQVHCSSVPNKEHPPSEQVSSADLPSLEGPAPPEDNDVPPPPPEEEWIPPPPPDNEPAPPVPLEEPAASYIQADTISQPYIAQANVGYTLSGMEYYATVGTEGTHASYYMQVTEPHLLQAQQSSYYAPVSASGISVPVDGTSIAPESYYTYPSVSMAASGIAAEHSGYFASSTSGISSSATYIKTSSVPLVSANINSDPKGPDKVISKDASIAPLTQAAVATSTAGTSSELGSSIQSSTSTTNQTKVIRSKKRAVAVTSSLRSNKKVSSLVDKWKAAKEELRDEEEEPESALEALERKRQKEIEEWRKQQIASGEAQENANFVPVRGDWRDRVKRRRAEAKKEPKDESVAASLSSAEQHKGSPDLAELSKGLPSGWQAYVDESTKQVYYGNSLTSQTCWERPTK; encoded by the exons atggggaggaggaaggagcgccgcctggcggccatggcggcggcgggccgcagGGTCAAGCTCGACCTCTTCCTCGATCCCTCCCCCG GGGAGGCATCACGGAAAGAGGGAATAGGAGGTGAAATCCGTGACCAACAGACTGTGGTTCGCACTTCACCATCTTCTTCAG aTAAAAAGGAGAATCCTCTAGCGTTGCTTGGGCAATatagtgatgatgaagaagaggatgaggaagcaGCAGATCAACCCACTGGTGAAGCTAAGCAGAGTCCAGGGGATGCAAGTGCTCAG GTAACTATTGAGCGTGCTGACACAGCTGGTGCTGCACAAACTGAACCTTTAGTTTCTGTTGGTGATCAACAAGAAGCACCTGAAACTGGTGATGTTAAGAACTACACTCAACGTGTTACTGAAGAAAACACTCTTGCTCCTGAGCCAACTCTGCAAGAAGAGAGCGCGATAGCAGCTGAATCTGTTCCTGATTCATCTGGCATGCAAATTGTTGGTGATATTGGTGGAAATTGGAAAGCAATAATGCATGAACAGAGTAATCAGTGTTATTACTGGAACACAGTTACTGGAGAAACTTCTTGGGAGATACCAAATGGATTAGCTTCAGGAGTTGCTTCTGATGGAGTTGCGTCTGCATCTGTTCCTACTCATATGGACTATTCAATCGAAGCTCAAGCACATGTCCTTTCCCAAAACACTCTGGAAGCATACCCAAGTGACATGTCTGTTGTTAACGGCACAGCAACTTATGCTAATTTTGGAATGACATGTGGAAGTGCACAGGTAACTCATGATGCTTATGCTTATGCACCTGCCGCGAGTCATGAGTCAATGGACATTGATCCCTTGTATCTTGCAAAATATGGTGAGGAATTGCTACAAAGATTGAACCTGCTATCAAG GCTCCGTGGCTCGAATGAAGGTCTTGAATTGTTAAGAAGAGAAATTGAGTTACGAATATCAGACTGCAATGCACTCTCATCATATGGATATTCTTTGCTGCCATTGTGGTTGCATGCTGAGGTGCACCTTAAGCATCTAGACTCTTCTGTTTCCAAGTTGGAAATGAGCTATCGTGTGGATACAGAGCCTAAGGATTTGAAGACAGAGGTTGCTGAACAAAAGGCACCTAATGAAGCTGATATGATAGCACCCTCCAATGGTGAGGCTTTCAAATCTGAGCTTAGTGCTGGGATTACTATCAATGAAAATGTTACGATTGAAAAGCCAGCTTCAACATCATCTGCTCAGAGTTCACCAGATAAGGATGCTCCAGCAGTTACTTCAAAAGTTGAATCTGACAATGATGAAGATATGGATGTGGAAATGGAAGTTGATGAGGATAATGTTGAAGAGCAGGTGCATTGCAGTTCTGTACCTAACAAGGAGCATCCTCCATCAGAACAAGTGAGTTCAGCTGATTTGCCCTCATTAGAAGGTCCTGCTCCTCCTGAGGATAATGATgtccctccacctccaccagagGAGGAATGgattccacctccaccacctgaTAATGAACCAGCTCCTCCAGTTCCCCTAGAAGAGCCCGCTGCATCATATATTCAAGCTGATACAATTTCTCAGCCATATATAGCTCAAGCAAATGTCGGCTATACCCTTTCAGGAATGGAGTACTATGCTACTGTTGGTACTGAAGGAACACATGCCAGTTACTATATGCAAGTGACTGAGCCCCATCTTCTTCAAGCACAGCAGAGTTCTTATTATGCACCAGTATCTGCAAGTGGCATATCTGTCCCTGTTGATGGCACATCTATTGCCCCAGAATCTTACTATACCTATCCTTCAGTCAGTATGGCTGCCAGCGGAATAGCAGCTGAACATTCTGGATACTTTGCTTCATCAACCTCTGGCATTTCTAGCAGTGCAACATATATCAAAACAAGCTCAGTTCCTCTTGTTTCTGCTAATATCAATTCCGATCCCAAAGGGCCTGATAAAGTTATATCTAAGGATGCAAGTATTGCACCTTTGACCCAAGCTGCAGTAGCAACATCAACTGCAGGAACATCATCCGAACTTGGAAGTTCTATACAGTCTTCTACCAGTACTACAAATCAGACTAAAG TTATTCGTAGCAAGAAGCGGGCTGTTGCTGTTACATCATCCCTGAGGTCTAATAAGAAGGTTTCGAGTCTGGTGGATAAG TGGAAAGCTGCAAAGGAGGAACTACGCGATGAAGAGGAGGAACCTGAAAGTGCTTTGGAGGCATTAGAAAGGAAGCGTCAAAAGGAAATAGAG GAATGGCGGAAACAACAGATAGCTAGTGGAGAAGCTCAGGAAAATGCCAATTTTGTTCCTGTTCGTGGTGATTG GCGTGACCGTGTGAAACGCAGAAGAGCTGAAGCAAAAAAGGAGCCAAAAGACGAGTCTGTTGCGGCATCGTTAAGTAGTGCTGAACAGCATAAAGGGTCGCCTGATCTTGCAGAGCTCTCCAAGGGGCTTCCTTCTGGTTGGCAG GCCTACGTGGATGAATCTACTAAGCAGGTCTACTACGGGAACAGCCTCACATCGCAGACATGCTGGGAGCGACCAACGAAATGA